A region from the Anoplolepis gracilipes chromosome 2, ASM4749672v1, whole genome shotgun sequence genome encodes:
- the LOC140673808 gene encoding gamma-interferon-inducible lysosomal thiol reductase gives MGLGTFRWRLVFFLVIGLLLWQTSKIWLVFLEGNAAALQELQMDQAMTPSSQKDDPIRQRVHVAVYYEALCPDSRSFILKQLGPTYWKLSTNIEVELIPYGKATTMETNDGYQFVCQHGPVECQANIIHACSIDIIKDPSIRLQFVTCMIENNIDPVKIMNKCAKHVSVDLKSIKECSNNERGKELLADYGKMTNSLVPRVSFIPTITLDKSSEYQVRILKNLLKEVCLHFKIMPKECLS, from the exons ATGGGGTTAGGCACTTTTCGATGGCGACTCGTCTTCTTCCTCGTCATCGGTCTATTGCTTTGGCAGACTTCGAAAATTTGGTTAGTGTTCCTGGAAGGCAATGCCGCCGCCTTACAAG AACTTCAGATGGACCAAGCGATGACACCGTCGAGCCAAAAGGATGATCCGATTCGACAAAGAGTACACGTGGCCGTGTATTACGAAGCACTATGCCCGGATTCCCgtagttttattttgaaacaattaGGACCAACGTATTGGAAACTTTCGACGAATATTGAAGTCGAGTTGATACCGTACGGAAAGGCTACA ACGATGGAAACGAATGATGGATATCAATTCGTGTGCCAACATGGACCTGTCGAATGTCAAGCCAATATCATACACGCATGTTCCATCGATATTATCAAAGATCCGTCGATACGACTGCAATTTGTCACTTGCATGATTGAAAACAACATAGACCCAGTAAAGATAATGAACAAGTGTGCCAAGCACGTATCCGTGGACCTGAAGTCCATTAAAGAATGTTCGAACAATGAAAGGGGGAAAGAACTTTTGGCCGATTACGGAAAGATGACGAACTCGCTCGTGCCACGAGTATCTTTTATACCGACAATTACCCTCGATAAG agcTCCGAGTATCAAGTGAGGATATTAAAAAACCTGTTGAAGGAGGTGTGcctgcattttaaaattatgccaAAAGAGTGTTTATCGTGA
- the Polr1c gene encoding DNA-directed RNA polymerases I and III subunit RPAC1 produces MEKVAGNPRWVMREHEVFKEYSKDTSDKSTALEKFTKKLKIDIVREEDKELEFDIIGCDVSLANAFRRILISEVPSMAIEKVFIINNTSLLQDEVLAHRLGLIPLQADPRLFEYPPSGRKDDDVSDQDTLKYELKVTCTTVQPAPKYSRLPEDMYKNSKVYSKDIKWVPTGRQGDMFPHGAEQFSVLENDILICKMRPGHEIHAIMHAVKGIGKHHAKFSPVAPARYRLMPAIELTKPVLNEDADLLQSCFSPAVIDVVEKETSSGEKYREARVKNARYDSCARNVYRYEQLKDCVEMTRIPDHFIFNIESVGTLPSAVLFTEAVKVLKNKCRTFLAELEHV; encoded by the exons atgGAAAAGGTAGCGGGAAATCCACGATGGGTTATGCGCGAGCACGAAGTT tttaaggAATATTCGAAGGATACATCGGATAAATCAACGGCgctagaaaaatttacaaag AAATTGAAAATCGACATAGTACGAGAAGAAGATAAAGAGTTAGAATTCGATATAATTGGTTGTGATGTTTCATTGGCCAATGCATTTCGTAGGATACTTATAAGCGAAGTGCCAAGTATGGCTATTGAGAaggtttttataataaataacactaGTCTTTTACAGGACGAAGTACTTGCACATAg ATTGGGCCTTATACCTCTTCAAGCAGATCCTCGGTTATTCGAATATCCTCCAAGTGGAAGGAAGGATGATGATGTCAGTGATCAAgatactttaaaatatgaacTAAAAGTTACATGCACCACAGTTCAACCAGCGCCAAAGTACTCTCGTCTTCCAGAAGACATGTATAAAAACAGCAAGG TTTACAGTAAAGATATCAAATGGGTACCAACAGGCCGACAAGGGGACATGTTTCCACATGGAGCGGAACAGTTTAGCGTGCTAgagaatgatatattaatatgtaaaatgcgTCCTGGTCACGAGATTCATGCGATTATGCATGCAGTTAAAGGCATTGGCAAACATCACGCAAAGTTTTCTCCTGTGG CCCCTGCACGGTATCGCCTTATGCCAGCTATTGAGTTAACTAAGCCTGTGTTAAACGAGGATGCGGATCTTCTGCAGAGCTGTTTTAGTCCTGCTGTGATAGATGTTgtagaaaaagaaacgagTTCAGGAGAGAAATATCGCGAAGCGCGCGTAAAGAACGCTCGTTATGACAGCTGTGCTCGAAATGTCTATCGTTATGAACAATTGAAGGATTGCGTGGAAATGACTCGAATACCGGATCATTTTATCT ttaacaTAGAATCTGTGGGTACACTACCCTCAGCTGTTTTGTTTACGGAAGCTGTTAAAGTGCTCAAGAACAAGTGCAGAACATTCCTTGCAGAGCTGGAACATGTGTGA